The Brassica napus cultivar Da-Ae chromosome C7, Da-Ae, whole genome shotgun sequence genomic interval aaaaaatccgcgcttcgaaagcgcggatcaaaatctagtatctagtattctattaaaacaggaacatgacctattgatataAGTGTGATCTacctattttaatataattattaaaactttttattaattatttaagaaaaatattgtacaaagaaaaataaaaatatgactaaaaaacacaaatataaaaatttaattcctaataaaaatggaaaacaaaaaatatactcgTCTTTTTAAGGGCATATCAGAATCTAGTTTCTCGTAAAACAAATGCAATTAAGAGTCCACCGAATAATTAGGATGGTATCTTATCCTAATAAGTCTAAGACTCCAAATATTGTGAATTTTTTACAGCTTATAATGTTTTTAACTGATATCGTAAAGCAATTTTACTATGTTCATATATTTCTACTCCCAccgattttatttaaatttccttTAAACCTCAGGATGTTGAAAAACCATTCAAAACCTTGGCAATTCCCACGAAACGGTTTGAGAATGTATTAGAATTTAGAAGTGACATACTTACTGATCCCGTTACAAGAAACAAATGCTAGTAATTCTCctctcttgaatttttttttatattcgttCGTttgtattttactattttacttaggatttatagaaaaataaacaaaaatgtcatCACGGAATCATTGAGTTGTACTTTACTTTTTTATCGCATCACCAAAAAAGGGTCAACTATTAAACTCTTTGATGGGACCCGCTTCTACAAGCCACAAAAGAGAAACACATGTCGGATTCCGACTCCTCAAAATCTCGTGTCCGAGATCTATTTACAGCCGCGGATTTCTTTTTGTGGTCCTCGAACTATCGTCGTGGCCCACATCTGCACCGTCTGATTCTTTTcgataataattataataaagcCAAACCagtgacaaacaaaaaaaaagccaaatatttgatgacaaaataaaaaacagtTCAACTCTCTCTCTATATCCAAAATCATCAGTTCCTGCTTCGGACCGTCAGATACGGAGAAGGATGCTACGCATGACATCATCACACCTGGTTTTCATGGGTCCCGCTTTGTGGACACATCAGCGGAGACGACGAGAGCCGTTGATTTgacaagaggaagaggaagaaggaacGGCCGAGATGTCTTGACGCAATAGCTCAGTTAAAACGCTCTCGGCTGATGGCGGTTTTAGTCCGAGCGGTAGCGGCATCCCAGGTTTGCTAATCACTTCTTTAACCAGTTGATCAATCATTTCCTCGTCCTGGCCCGACCCAAATTCAACGCAAAACCGACCCGGAAATTAATACTTTAATGTAGTTATTTCTAACGCAAAGTAGagaatttatgaaaatttaccagctGATTCGCCGGAGGAGTACTGAATGTTCCGGTTATCGGAGGAGAAAAGAATGTTCCGGTTACCGGTGGTCCAACCGGATAACCCCATGTATTACCATTCAACTGAAACAcgataatatacaatataacatCAATAATTGATTTAGCTATCATTTCTAAACATTACATCACTAAAATCTTATCAAACTTACTTTTTTGTCAAACAATCTTATCTAGATAACTAAGTTTTATTTATAGACTTAAACAGTGACATTTTTTAcgtttattattgttttaaatctgatttaGTTCCTTGTTACTCGAATCTTtgactttatatatataaagagaagTAGAGAACTTGAAATGTTACCGTTGGATAAGGTGGTTTAAAATGCCATGGAGGTAGTTGACCGGCAGACGGCAATGCCGGCGGCCACAAAGGCGGAACTGCTCCAGGCGGATGAACACCGGGAAGACCCCAAACGGGGTAAGCCATTACGGGACGGTGCTGTTGCTGGAAACCGTTATATTGCCGTTGTATTTGTCTATGGTTGTCTCTAGATTGTATCCATCTATGGTTATGATCATCCTTTGGAAGAATATTTCTCCTATGCATCCGAAATTTCTGCTCAAAGAATTCCCAAGATTTTGTaacattttcacaaaaatatatgtaaaaacatTCGACACTTTTGGAGTTAAATACCTGAAGGTGACTAGCTACATTATGTCGAGTTAAGCCATCTACTTTCATCAATTCAAGAATCCTTGAAGGTATCGCTTGATCGACTCCAAGTTGCTCTACCGCTTGCACGAACTTCTTGTGCAGCTCTTGTGTCCAATCCACCTGAAGGAAAAGATATCAATTACGAGGCTGAACCGTATAGAAACTAAGAACCATAAAGAGAGACCTGACACTACCTTCTTTCGACTAGCTTTGTTACTAGACAAGTTCTTGTTCCCGGATGATTTATTAATAGGTTTATTAGTCTCATCTTCTTTCTTATGAAAATTAACTGAATCACCGGTTTCACCTTCTTCTTGTTTCTGTTCTTCGGTTTGGCCTTGTTCTGCTTCCTTTTCACCAtctcctttctcttctttgaCAATCACATTATCTTCATGATTTGTAGTGTCGACTGATTTGGATTCACCGATGTCATGATCCTCCGTGTTCTCTTTCTCGGTAGGCGAGTTTACATTTTCCACCGAGCAATTTCTGTTCTCTTGGTCTAGTAACCGTGAAACTTGCCTTAACTGAGGGGTTGATGGTGCTGGATCTTTATCATCGATTGTCATATTGGTATCGACATTAAGCATCGAGACAACAGAATCTTTAATGGGCTTAAGTGATTCCGAAACACTAGCTCCTCCATCATTAAATGCCtaacaacaacaataaaaatgttcATTTTCTTAGATGGTTACACTATTTTATGTAAAGATGTATTAAGATAATAAACTAACCGAACCTTATGAACGACATGCTGCCAAATATTCTTTAGTTTCTCCGGTGAGAGTGGTTTTTGAAGGAACACAACTGCACCAAGCTGGAAAACACTTCATCACATaaccaacattttttttatacatcTAAGCAAAATGGAAGTTTCTGTCACTTACCGCTATGCATTTCATTGTAGTTGCGATGCAATGGTCGTCCGAAATCACTGTAAAGATAAAGACAAaatccacattaaaaaaaaaagaaaaaaatcatattgcAAAAATTCGTAGAAACTTCAAAGGTACAGTTTACAAACTTATAGTAGGAAGAAGGCCTTTGGCAGCTTCAAGGTACTTGAAACTCTCATCCTCTGCACTCGTATTCACCTCGACGATTGCAATGTGGAAGCTCTCCGGGCTTTTGACAACCGCAGAGAGTGCTTCAGATTCATCATAGAATGTAGTGACTGCAAGATAGTTCCAAGAAGATCAAGAACTGAATAATGCACAAACAAGAGCTTTGGTATACCTGGATTAATAGAGCTTTGGTATAGTTTGGATTCTGGTTCAATAAACCCGAGAAAACCACATATTCTCAGTGTAAGGGTAACGTTAATGAGTTTGTTTAGATGCAGTATAGCTCtttcaaaattccaaaaatgtgatttgaaaactaataaaACTCCAAAATATAACTGCACATTACTACTTCTGTTTTCCACTTTCAACCAACTAAAACGTTGTTTTTCTTTACTATAATccattattattaatttcataacaatcttatttattattttttttgttcaactcaTAACAATCTTATTATAAATCAATGGATATCCAAAAAAGGAATCGTCACGGGACATGTGAGAGCTAAAGTAACTCTAAAATTAAACTAGTAAGCTATACACCGTAAGGTCTCACTCAAGTAgatgacaaatataaaaatatgatttatttatttattatacagagccattaaatattttttataaagccttaatatactttttctaaTCAAACAAAAGCAGAAAAAGGTTTGAAAGAAACTGAGAAAGAGTAGTTTGCTCACCAATATAGTCCATGGACTCGAGCTTCGATCGGGTCTCGGCTGCCGATATGCCGTCTCTGCCGCCGTCGAGGAGAAGAACTCTAAGTCCCTTTGGAAAATTTTCCCATTTTGATAAATCGTTAGCGGTACAGACCATAGCTGGTTTTGCATTGTTTTCGCGGCCAACACCGCCGCTTCTCGCCGCCGTCACTGTCGTTGCCGGTAGAATCTGCGGGAACTAAATCACTATCTAGATTTTTgattaataataacaaaacaaaaatgaaataagTTTTAAAGGAATACAACAtagaaaagtaaatatacaaaaaggTGTGTATTATTGATGAGATAAGAAGAATAATTCATGAGGAACTCGATTTTCTTATTTAAGGAGTGGACCACCATGCCATGAAATCTAACAAAGCGTTGAATCATTTGAGAGTGAATATATTAATGGTcaattataagaaaactatTACATCTCAATTAGTTTTTAAGTGTCGTTAACTCGTGCATGCAGTATgtatatttaatgaaaaataggGAAATTGAGAGGAATACTCATAGAGGAAGAACTGGATCAAATTAAAATTTGCACTTTtctataaaacaaatttatagaaattgtTTTTTCACCCGGTTTGCAAAAGAAGATCCCAAATCCAGAGAAGAGATGCTTATATCATGCAATGAAcatataatttatcaaaacgAAAAAACAAAGCttgtaattgaaaaacaaaatagactTTCACAATCAAGAAGTCCAATGAAAAAAGTAGACTAAGGGAAATCTCATATGTTTAAGGTGTTCTCATACCTGAGAGTGTTTCTGCAGATTTGCTTAACCCCCTTcctcaagctctctctctctttcactctctctctctttcactcTCTCTGTTCTTTAGTCACGTTCAAAGTTAAATCCTATGGGTGGACTTGGTgacttttagagagagagaatggatGAAGAGTTATAATAAGTTGGTGACTAGTATTGTTATTGTCATTGGGTTATACACAAAGATATATGGAATCAAAAGCCTTACTAAGATAAAGGTCCTTACTAAGATAAAGGTTAATATATTGGATTTagaagaaaatgataaaagtaAAAGgatcttttacctttttaatatatttatataagtctAATTCCCTCTAACAAAGAGAAAAGTTGAAAGTCTCCTTAGAATATCATTATATTCCAAATTAGCAcaattttaattacaaaataggCATTTGCTAGATATTCTACCAAAAATTGATATGACTCTATGGGAGTGATTCATTGagctttaaaaattatatttacctttaaatattatctaaattttttaaaaaattattcatgattttaatgttttattaatttcttaactaaaaataaaaattagatataaCAGCCTTATACACTAAGTTTTATTTCTCAAGCTGTAGAAAAttatttcaataaataaaattaagatgTTATAATAtgtgattaaaaataataaaatgtttagATTAAAAACATGAAAGGAAAAAAGATCGGTGATTGGTATCTTCAATTTGATGGTATTTAATTCTAAAATACCGACAAAATCTAAATACCCAGAAAAAATCAATCTGAGACATATATAAAAGAAGAaatccaaaactaaaatgagaaaacaaatacatacaaagaaaaaaatgttttatcggACAacccaaaacatttttttacgGTATAAATTAATCCGATCAAGGATTTCATTTAAAATCCAATCACCTAGTGAGGGGTATAAGTCGGTACttgctatttaaaaaaaaaaaaactttaatacTTAATGTGTTTTGTACGaagaataaaattttggatttgaACTTACTTGTTAAAAACGAGTATTGGTTATTTTGAATACTTTCTTAAAATGAATTATTTGCAAATTATTTGATCTTCTcctttatttgatatttgtaaATGCTTATAAGTTATTTGCAAGTATTTAAGAATTAGCTGCTAAATAATACCGTATT includes:
- the LOC106411136 gene encoding two-component response regulator-like APRR2, coding for MVCTANDLSKWENFPKGLRVLLLDGGRDGISAAETRSKLESMDYIVTTFYDESEALSAVVKSPESFHIAIVEVNTSAEDESFKYLEAAKGLLPTIMISDDHCIATTMKCIALGAVVFLQKPLSPEKLKNIWQHVVHKAFNDGGASVSESLKPIKDSVVSMLNVDTNMTIDDKDPAPSTPQLRQVSRLLDQENRNCSVENVNSPTEKENTEDHDIGESKSVDTTNHEDNVIVKEEKGDGEKEAEQGQTEEQKQEEGETGDSVNFHKKEDETNKPINKSSGNKNLSSNKASRKKVDWTQELHKKFVQAVEQLGVDQAIPSRILELMKVDGLTRHNVASHLQKFRMHRRNILPKDDHNHRWIQSRDNHRQIQRQYNGFQQQHRPVMAYPVWGLPGVHPPGAVPPLWPPALPSAGQLPPWHFKPPYPTLNGNTWGYPVGPPVTGTFFSPPITGTFSTPPANQLDEEMIDQLVKEVISKPGMPLPLGLKPPSAESVLTELLRQDISAVPSSSSSCQINGSRRLR